A segment of the Pan paniscus chromosome 9, NHGRI_mPanPan1-v2.0_pri, whole genome shotgun sequence genome:
ATCACACACTTGCTCAAGCAAATACACAGAAgtcaacttattttttattttttgagacagggtttcactctgtcacccaggctggaaggcagtgttaaaatcttggttcactgccacctctgcctcccaggttcaaacgattctcatgcttcagcctgggtagctgggattacaggcacctgccaccacacctggctaatttttgtatttttagcagagactgggtttcaccatgttgcccaggctagtcttgaactcctgacctcaagtgatccatccgtcttggcctcccaaagtgctgggattacaggcatgagccaccgcgcctggacagAGGTCAACCTTGATCCCTCCCTGACCCACAGCTCCCATCTAATCTATCAGCAAGTTCTCTCAATTCTGTCTTCAGGGAAATCCCAAATGTGACCATTTCCTACATCTCCATTGCCTCTACCCTAATCCAAGCCTTCAGTGTTGTGAGGCCACATAATATTCTTCCAAGAGAGCTTCCTGCTTCTTTCCCAGCTCCTCTCCACACAACAGCCAGAgtgagtattattattattgttattattattattactgtatagagactgggtctcactatgttacccaggctggtctccaactcctgagctcaagtgatcctctcaccttggcttcccaaagtgttgggattacgggtgtgagccaccgtgcctggcctccagaatgagttttgaaaaacataaattggagCATGCATTAAGATGCCTTACTGTTGCCCTTAGAAtgaaattatatcttttttttttttttgagacggagtcttgctccattgcccaggctggtgtgcagtggtgtgatctcggctcactgcaagctccacctcccgggttcacgccattctcctgcctcagcctctcgagtagctgggactacaggcacccgccgccacgcctagctaatttttttttttttaatttttagtagagacggggtttcaccgtgttagccaggatggtctcgatatcctgaccttgtgatccgtccgcctaagcctcccaaagtgctgggattacaggcgtgagctaccgcacccggctgaaATTCTATCTTTGTAACCTGCCACTAAGGCCTCAAGTGACTGTCCCCCCTTCCCATCCCCCTCTCTCACTCTGCTTTAGCCAACAAGCCTCCTTGCTGTTTGTTCCTCGAATACACCAAGTGTATTCTTGCCTTAGCGTCTTTGCACTAAGACTCCCTCTGCCCAGACACTCTCTTCCCACCTTGTCACATGGCTGGTTCCATCTTTGTCCATCGCAGGGCAAACCGCTGCAGTGTAGTGGCTCAGGAGCCACGCTGCtggggtttgaatctcagctcttgCTACTTCCTGCTGTGGGACCTTGGGGCAAGTTTTCTTAGCTTCTCTGTGCCTTGACTTTTCTACCTGTAAATGGCGATAAGAAATGTATGGTATTTGTTACCCAGGgtggttgggaggattaaataaaatagtgaaCACATTGAGTTCACGCATCAAAAGTGCACAGAGCATGGCCATACTAAGCACTTAGCATGTTATTATTGCCCTTCTGGTGGCAGCTTAAATATCCAGGCTCTGAGCAGCCTTTCCTGGTCCCGTGCTCTAAGCATCTCACCACCTGCATCCCTAGCTCATCGCTCTACTTTATTTCACCACAAAACATGTTCTTGTTCGTGTGTGTATCATCTGTCTCTCCCCACAACACCCCACTCCCATTAGAATGTAACTTCCATGAGGGCCAGGACTGTACCTTTCTTGTTGGCTTCCATGCCTTTCCTGAGCAGGAAAGTAACTTCTCAGTAAATCTGTGTTGAGTGGACACGGAAAGGACGGAGGCCAAATCCCACTGACCCCCTCCTTTTTGGGTGGCCCTGTGAGCCCTGCTGGGTGCCTGTCAGTGCCCCACATCTCAAGCCCACTTGGCCATGGCCAGGCTCACAGTTTCCTCTTGGGAGTCCCAGGACATAGGGCAGGGACTGCCCTGTGGACCTGCTCTTAGAGACCTTGGGAACACTGGTGAGATTTAGCTCAGGGTACTCACCCTCGGCAGGGGGCTGTCagagcatggactctggagtCAGCCCATCTGTTTCCATCAGATACTAGCGGACCAGTTACTTATCCCCTCTGTGCCTGGTTTTCCCATATGTAAAAATGAGAGAATACCAATTACCTCATAGGGCtgctgctgtgaagattaaacaggataatatatgtaaaacagagCTCATGGTTGGCTTGGAGTAAAGCTCTCCAGATGGtagctattattgttgttgttgttgttagtgcCATATCCAAGTGTCACTCTTCAGAGCATGAATGGGGGTGCCCGAGGGACTTGGGTGGGGGAGTGAGGAGACAAACATAAAAAAGACATCTAGGGAAGGGaagaaccggaatggaataatcGAGATGTGTTTGCAttcgtgcgtgtgtgtgtgtgtgtgtgtgtgtgtgtgtgcacgcgcgcgcGCCTGCGGAGGGGGGTGGCAAGGATCCAGAGGGGGAGCCCGCCCCTTCCTCCGAGCTCAGCTCTGGGGAGCCGGGCCCTCAGGCTCGCCAGGCTGCAAAGAGAGCTGAGAGCTGCCTCGCGCCCCGCGCAGAACCGGCGGTGGAATAACCAGCGCCTCAAGTGTGTGCATCTGGGAccagggggcgggggagggggaccTGCGGCCTCGCGGCCAACCCGGTTGGTGCAGACTTGGGGATCCCAGAAGGGACAGTGCCCGCCCAGTCGCAGCGATTGAGGGTCCCTGCCCGGGCGCAGCTCGGGCCAGCCGCGTGCTCCGGGGCCGCGGCTTCTCCCGGAACCCCCGCGGGCGGGGCCTGCCTTCCGGAGCCGGTTGGCTGGGGGCGGGCGGCGCCGGGGAAGGGGCCGTTACTTTCCCAGAGTGGCGGGGCGACGTCAGGCGGAAGGGCGCGGGGCGCGCACGCTTTAAATGGCATTCGCTGTCATCCGAGCTCAGAGCCGTGTGGGCAGCCGCGGGCTATATAAGCCGCGAGCCTGGCCACCGCGGGGCAGACGGCGACAGCAGCGGCGGCGAGCGCCTCGGAGCGCGGCGGAACAGCGCCCCCCGAGCCCCGTGCCCCCCGACGGGTCCTCCCGCCCGCCCGCCCTCCCGAGGAGCGCCGGCCCGGGCCCGCGAGGGCCGCCGCCACCCCGCAGCAGATTTGGATCCCCCGCCCGGCGAGCCCCCGGCTGCTGCCTCCCGGGGGGCCCCGGCGCAGCGGCCGCCCCCGGAGAGCCCCGGCGCCCCGCCGCCCGGCCCCGCAGACGCCGGAGGCGCCATGGCCGCCAAGCCCGGCGAGCTGATGGGCATCTGCTCCAGTTACCAGGCGGTGATGCCGCACTTCGTGTGCCTGGCCGACGAGTTCCCGCAGCCCGTGCGGCCCGCCAAGCTGTCCAAGGGCCGGGGCCGGCTGCGGCGGCCGCGCCAGTCTCGCTTCAAGACGCAGCCGGTGACCTTCGACGagatccaggaggtggaggaggagggggtgtCCCCCATGGAGGAGGAGAAGGCCAAGAAGTCGTTCCTGCAGAGCCTGGAGTGCCTGCGCCGCAGCACGCAGAGCCTGTCGCTGCAGCGGGAGCAGCTCAGCAGCTGCAAACTGAGGAACAGCCTGGACTCCAGCGACTCCGACTCGGCCCTGTAAGGGGCGCCGCCCGCGGGGGGGACGCGCGCGTCCGCGGTCCGCGCGGGGACCGGCGTGTGAACCCCGAGAGTGCCCGCGCCCTGCTCCCGGGGGACCCGCAAGGACCCGGGACCGCCGCTCCTCGCGCGCTCGGACTCCCGCCCCGCTGCGAACCGGTCGGTGCGCCCCTCGCCGCGCTCGCCCTGGCCCGGGAGCGCCGGGAGCGGGGCCGCTTTCCTCGTCcttgtaaatgtttattttttaactcttccCAGTGCGAACTCTGCTGTGAGTGTGTGCGGGGAGGCGCGCCCGCGCTGAGTCGGCGGCGGGTCGCCCCTCCATGCCCTTGTCCGATGGTTTGCAACTCCGATTTTGCACACCGCTCCACCGTGCCCCCCAGCGCACACCCGTTCACACTCACGCCAACACTCTCGCTGAACACTTTTATAATTGTTAGGCGTGGCCGTTGGGACTTTGGGCGCAGCGCAGCTGCTACTGCGTCTGGAGGattgatatttatttttgcattgcgATGGCTGAAGGCATTTATTTAACGATCTTTTTACCTGGATATGTCTGTGAGGCTCCTGAAAGGAGACAAATAAAGTCAATATATTTGCACAGTGCATTTTTCCAGGCTCTTGACTTTTTGCACCTTCGGGGTCCAGGCTCCCAAGACtcggggaggtgggggaggaggtgGCAGGGGGATGCCGGACCAGGGAGCCGGGAGTGGAGCTACCTCCACAAGCTTCGGTCACCGGAACGAGGTTGCGCCACCGGTGCGCGGGTCGGTTGCCTGCCTCCCCAAGTGGATCCACCCCCGGTCCAGTGTGCTCCTGCGTCCCTGGTCTATTCCCCATCGCCGGCATCCGGGCTGAAGTGAAGCCGCAGGCGGGGCGGAGGCAGAGCTGAGGATGGAGCGCTGTCTCCTCCGTACAGTTGACTTCCCAGAGCTGGGGTCAGGGTCCTCGCCCCGCACCCGCCACAGGAGACGCATCTCCCTCTGCGCTGATTCCTGGCGGCGGGTGGGGAGATGTCGGAGCCAGCAATGCGAGATGTTTGGGCGTTGGGACCCGAGAGTGggctggaggccagcctgggttgGTCGAGAGTGTGGGTACGCGCTCGCTGTCGCGGGCAGGTGACTCCCTGACCGCAGTTGACTCAGCGCAGTGCCCGGCGCTCCTGCGCTGCGGGGGAAACCGCGGCCGCTATGTCTCCAGCCGTTCTCTGCGCCCCGCAGGGTTCCTCCAGGAGGGTGGGGCATGTCTTTGGTTAGAGCCTGAAGGGCACCTGGGTACCATCGAGTCCTTCCCTTCTCCCCGCCCCTGCCTTtgtttacatatgagaaaacaagCCTAGGGTAACAGGGAGAGGAGCGCCCCCAGTTCTCCGCACTCCCGGTCCGGGACTCTTGCACCACAGGAGTTTGTCTTTCCAGTGCTCTTCAGCCACTTCCCGAATCCCTGTCTGCTTCCTAAATCCTCTGGTTTAGCAGTGTGGCAGGGCCACCTGGCTGCAGATGGCCACCAAGGTAACAAACTACATTTGGTTGAGCCGGGCAGGTCCCCACACTGGGGCCCTCTCCCAGACCCTCCCTCCAGGATTACTCCAGGGCTGACCCACCCTGACAGGTTTAGGGCTCCTGCTCCGGTTGCGGCGTCTCTGTGCTCGGGCGCCCTCTGGTGGTGGGGCTGGTGCGTGGGGGTCAGGAATCTCTGGGAGATACCCAGTCTCTCAGCTGCAGCGCAGAGCTCCGGAGAAGACAGCAgaggaaatgaaacaaagaaacaaaaatggaacTACAGGGCCGGAGAGGGTGTTCTTCCCTCGGCTCAGAGAGAGCA
Coding sequences within it:
- the C9H11orf96 gene encoding uncharacterized protein C11orf96 homolog, which codes for MARLTVSSWESQDIGQGLPCGPALRDLGNTELPRAPRRTGGGITSASSVCIWDQGAGEGDLRPRGQPGWCRLGDPRRDSARPVAAIEGPCPGAARASRVLRGRGFSRNPRGRGLPSGAGWLGAGGAGEGAVTFPEWRGDVRRKGAGRARFKWHSLSSELRAVWAAAGYISREPGHRGADGDSSGGERLGARRNSAPRAPCPPTGPPARPPSRGAPARAREGRRHPAADLDPPPGEPPAAASRGAPAQRPPPESPGAPPPGPADAGGAMAAKPGELMGICSSYQAVMPHFVCLADEFPQPVRPAKLSKGRGRLRRPRQSRFKTQPVTFDEIQEVEEEGVSPMEEEKAKKSFLQSLECLRRSTQSLSLQREQLSSCKLRNSLDSSDSDSAL